A single region of the Vicia villosa cultivar HV-30 ecotype Madison, WI linkage group LG4, Vvil1.0, whole genome shotgun sequence genome encodes:
- the LOC131600233 gene encoding uncharacterized protein LOC131600233, with amino-acid sequence MGKRVRDKESGISNGMNGHHTHPGRVWGILHIIKYHHWRHVKRRITHRRPCNHDSRNEIPGTSDDSRDDDMREHLRPNTTLSNVEENKLVQTTPQNKQSIKSKIKALLNEDTYKMRGRHKRSSTCPTKSQLTRIDSVHHLEVDPLSEMLLTVENPEPVLETFQNHLAAGTLEVLSPVFSGRKNSITNNSTNDKCVECGAVFSSDPLEKHNDKIHHKHRNLSISEGVQEDKLIKAKILTTDASPLLFKDFLDALDLINTNKDFLLKYINDPGSPLPFELHTQPHSPNGKSRRAKSISLPVNGSSSGTKDSEHIVDEWFNTKGQVESEIPNLADFHRPSTSSSHKPDHHQLLGPDQESVERDHNNETPSVSNNVKNKNFKDLRKKIKHIIEESKNEKLRITMDAVVDKIPRGNKFSKNVRKLMNHEKFKQHNNRQLSGMRTSSLKESVNRYSQLYDTCFHNEVVSNKEEKPPKTETLKLKTEEKSSVLQTPKSFKRFLSLPNLKSYFNQNEESSVQLSPQNSVRKSEDRTRSSSTLDGYSNNHIFSPSPSDHTNEESIMKDERTHVIVKSASDSGSDVNDEVKSEKSIGFDGLGNMRDSEFCGSNEHDIGYTTESSTMLVEANSAFSSDTSFLDCTFELENLNILEESDQELRPMLAGEELNYMYEEQESKIDQYEEVENFLKHGYKIPCNEIDTSNEAAFNYVKKVLDLSGFTSNESLDTWYSDKQPLDPSIYEELEGCLLLDPDCSGNCEGGHCNHLLLFDIINEGLLEIFGRSYNYYPRPLSSLSYVHRLPNGRDDVLYKVWKLITWYLSSAPDEAYQSLDYYVSKDLARNDGWMNLQFDSECVGLEIDDLIFDDLLDDIIYS; translated from the exons ATGGGAAAGAGAGTTAGGGATAAAGAGAGTGGAATTTCTAATGGAATGAATGGCCATCATACTCATCCAGGAAGAGTATGGGGAATTCTTCATATAATCAAGTATCATCATTGGCGTCATGTTAAGAGAAGGATTACACATAGGAGGCCTTGTAATCATGATTCAA GAAATGAAATTCCAGGAACTTCTGATGATTCTAGGGATGATGATATGAGAGAGCATTTGAGGCCAAATACAACTTTATCCAAT GTTGAAGAAAATAAGCTGGTACAAACCACTCCACAAAACAAACaatcaataaaatcaaaaataaaagcaCTTCTTAATGAAGACACATACAAAATGAGAGGGAGACACAAGAGAAGCTCAACCTGTCCTACGAAATCGCAGCTAACTCGCATCGATTCAGTTCATCACTTGGAAGTTGATCCACTGAGTGAAATGCTGCTAACTGTTGAGAATCCAGAACCAGTTCTAGAAACATTTCAAAACCATCTTGCTGCAGGAACATTGGAAGTTCTGTCACCGGTTTTCTCAGGTAGGAAAAACTCAATCACCAACAATAGTACCAATGACAAATGTGTTGAATGTGGTGCAGTGTTTTCTAGTGACCCTTTGGAGAAACACAATGACAAGATTCATCATAAGCATCGCAATCTTTCGATTAGCGAAGGCGTGCAAGAAGATAAACTGATAAAAGCGAAAATACTTACCACCGATGCTTCGCCGCTTCTTTTCAAGGACTTTCTTGATGCTCTTGATTTAATCAACACAAACAAAGACTTTCTGTTGAAATATATAAATGATCCTGGTTCTCCTTTGCCATTTGAGCTTCATACTCAACCACATTCTCCCAATGGTAAATCGAGACGAGCCAAATCGATTTCATTACCTGTTAATGGATCATCTTCTGGAACCAAAGATTCTGAGCACATTGTAGATGAATGGTTCAATACAAAAGGACAGGTAGAATCAGAAATTCCAAATTTAGCAGATTTTCATAGGCCATCAACTTCTTCTTCACATAAACCTGATCATCATCAACTACTCGGTCCGGATCAAGAATCGGTTGAAAGAGATCATAACAACGAAACTCCCTCAGTTTCAAACAATGTGAAGAATAAGaacttcaaggatcttagaaagaAGATAAAGCATATAATCGAAGAAAGCAAAAACGAAAAGCTTCGCATTACTATGGACGCTGTAGTCGATAAAATTCCCCGTGGTAACAAGTTTTCGAAAAATGTAAGGAAGTTGATGAACCATGAGAAATTCAAACAGCACAATAACCGTCAACTATCAGGCATGAGGACATCATCTCTCAAAGAATCGGTCAATCGATACTCTCAGCTTTACGACACTTGTTTTCACAATGAAGTAGTTAGCAATAAGGAAGAGAAGCCTCCTAAAACTGAGACCTTAAAACTGAAAACAGAAGAGAAAAGTTCAGTACTGCAGACACCGAAATCGTTTAAGAGGTTTCTTTCATTACCTAATCTAAAATCTTACTTCAACCAAAATGAGGAGTCTTCTGTTCAGTTATCTCCTCAGAATTCAGTTAGAAAATCTGAAGATAGAACTAGAAGCTCGAGTACACTTGATGGCTACTCAAATAATCATATTTTCTCACCTTCGCCTTCTGATCATACAAATGAAGAAAGCATTATGAAAGACGAACGAACACATGTTATCGTTAAGAGTGCTTCGGATTCAGGTTCAGATGTTAATGATGAGGTAAAGTCAGAAAAGAGTATAGGATTTGATGGTTTAGGAAATATGAGAGACAGTGAATTTTGTGGTAGCAATGAACATGACATTGGTTATACAACAGAATCAAGTACTATGTTGGTTGAAGCAAACTCAGCTTTCTCTTCTGATACAAGCTTCTTAGATTGTACATTTGAGTTGGAAAACTTAAATATATTAGAag AATCAGATCAAGAGTTAAGGCCAATGCTAGCTGGTGAGGAATTGAACTATATGTATGAGGAACAAGAATCAAAAATAGACCAATATGAGGAGGTTGAGAATTTTCTTAAACATGGATATAAAATTCCATGCAACGAAATTGATACGAGTAACGAAGCCGCGTTTAATTACGTAAAGAAAGTTTTAGACCTCTCAGGTTTCACTAGCAATGAATCTCTTGATACATGGTATTCTGATAAGCAACCACTTGATCCATCGATTTACGAAGAATTAGAGGGATGTTTGCTTCTTGATCCTGATTGTTCTGGCAACTGTGAAGGTGGACATTGCAATCATCTTCTTTTGTTTGATATAATCAATGAAGGGTTGTTGGAGATTTTCGGTCGATCGTATAACTATTATCCTAGACCTTTATCTTCTCTGTCTTATGTTCATCGATTGCCAAATGGAAGAGATGATGTTCTGTATAAAGTATGGAAACTTATTACTTGGTATCTGAGTTCAGCTCCTGATGAGGCTTATCAATCATTGGATTACTATGTTAGTAAAGATCTAGCAAGAAATGATGGGTGGATGAATCTTCAATTTGATTCTGAATGTGTTGGGCTTGAGATAGATGATTTGATTTTCGATGATCTCTTGGACGATATTATCTACTCTTAA
- the LOC131595860 gene encoding probable leucine-rich repeat receptor-like protein kinase At2g33170, with product MSRNMKHGRGFAKGYSVNLLLLLSLLFCSTEGLNLEGQILLKIKSGLHDNYNLLGNWKSSDETPCGWIGVNCIYENTSGSGSVSVSDPVVISLNLSSMDLSGTLNSSIGGLTKLTYLNLAYNGLTGNIPKEIGELLSLKYLYLNNNQFEGLIPVELGKLSVLRNLNICNNKLSGVLPDEFGNLSSLVELVAYSNFLVGPLPTSVGNLENLETFRAGANNITGSLPEEIGRCRSLVRLGLAQNQIDGEIPKEIGMLENLKELVLWENKLSGVVPKELGNCSRLEILALYGNNLVGPLPHEIGNLKSLKWLYLYRNKLNGSIPREIGNLSSALHIDFSENSLAGDIPSEFSKIRGLSLLFLFENHLTGVIPNEFGSLKNLTKLDLSINNLTGPIPSGFQYLTHMYQLQLFDNNLSGVIPQGLGLYSHLWVVDFSDNNLTGNIPPHLCRNSHLMLLNLADNQLYGNIPTGILNCESLAQLLLVGNRLSGGFPSELCKLENLTAIDLNDNRFSGPLPREIANCHSLQRLHIANNYFTLELPKEIGNLSQLVTFNVSSNLFTGRIPPEIFWCQRLQRLDLSQNRFTDSLPNEIGTLQHLEILKLSDNKLSGNIPAALGNLSHLNWLLMDGNLFSGEIPPQLGSLSSLQIAMDLSYNNLSGTIPSRLGNLNMLEYLFLNNNQLDGEIPSTFSALSSLMGCNFSHNNLSGPIPSTKIFESMALSSFVGGNVGLCGTPLVDCNSITASGSIPSAKDGDSKRAKIVMVIAATVGGVSLILILVILYLMRRPREPVDSFVDPETLSPDSDIYFPPKDGFTFQDLLEATKRFHESYVIGSGACGTVYKAVMKSGKTIAVKKLASNREGNNVDNSFRAEISTLGRIRHRNIVKLYGFCYHQGSNLLLYEYMERGSLGELLHGSASNLEWPTRFMIALGAAEGLAYLHHDCKPKIIHRDIKSNNILLDENFEAHVGDFGLAKVIDMPQSKSMSAVAGSYGYIAPEYAYTMKVTEKCDIYSYGVVLLELLTGKSPVQPMEQGGDLVTWTRNHIRNHDNTLSSEILDTRLDLEDQITINHMLTVLKLALMCTSMSPSKRPSMREVVLMLIESNEREGNLTLTRTNHDPPPTKDNT from the exons ATGTCTAGGAACATGAAGCATGGAAGAGGTTTTGCAAAAGGATATTCTGTTAATTTGTTGCTACTATTGAGTTTACTCTTTTGTAGCACAGAAGGGTTGAATTTAGAGGGTCAAATCCTCTTAAAGATCAAGAGTGGACTTCATGATAACTATAATCTTTTAGGAAATTGGAAATCTAGTGATGAAACTCCATGTGGATGGATAGGTGTAAATTGCATTTATGAAAATACCAGTGGTAGTGGTAGTGTTAGTGTTAGTGATCCGGTGGTTATTTCTCTTAATTTGAGTTCTATGGATCTTTCTGGAACTCTAAATAGTAGCATTGGGGGTCTTACCAAGTTAACTTATCTCAATCTTGCTTATAATGGTTTGACCGGGAACATCCCGAAGGAGATTGGTGAGTTGTTGAGTTTGAAATATCTTTACTTGAACAATAATCAATTTGAGGGACTGATTCCGGTTGAATTAGGTAAGTTGTCTGTTTTGAGAAATTTGAATATTTGCAACAATAAACTCTCGGGTGTTCTTCCGGACGAGTTTGGAAACTTGTCTTCTTTGGTTGAGTTAGTTGCGTATAGCAACTTTCTCGTTGGTCCGTTGCCCACTTCTGTTGGAAATCTTGAGAATCTCGAGACTTTCAGAGCTGGGGCGAATAACATTACTGGTAGCTTGCCGGAAGAAATTGGCAGATGCAGGAGCTTGGTACGTCTAGGTCTTGCTCAAAATCAGATTGACGGGGAGATACCGAAGGAGATTGGGATGCTCGAAAACTTAAAGGAATTGGTTTTATGGGAAAACAAGTTATCAGGAGTTGTTCCGAAAGAGCTTGGGAATTGTAGCAGGCTTGAGATCCTTGCTTTATACGGAAACAATCTTGTTGGACCGTTACCTCATGAGATCGGGAACTTGAAATCGTTGAAGTGGTTGTATCTTTACAGAAATAAGTTGAACGGATCCATTCCAAGGGAAATTGGAAATCTTTCTTCAGCTTTACACATTGATTTCTCGGAGAACTCATTGGCAGGCGATATTCCTTCGGAGTTCAGCAAAATCCGTGGTCTAAGTTTGCTCTTTCTCTTTGAGAATCATCTAACTGGTGTGATACCAAATGAGTTTGGTAGTTTGAAGAACCTGACGAAGCTGGACCTGTCGATAAATAATCTTACTGGTCCGATTCCGTCCGGTTTTCAATATTTGACTCATATGTATCAGCTGCAACTTTTCGACAACAACCTAAGCGGTGTTATTCCTCAGGGACTTGGACTTTATAGTCATCTCTGGGTGGTTGATTTTTCCGACAACAACTTGACGGGAAATATACCTCCTCATCTATGCCGAAACTCTCATTTGATGCTGTTGAATCTCGCCGATAATCAGCTTTATGGAAACATACCAACAGGTATATTAAACTGTGAATCATTGGCACAGTTGCTTTTGGTTGGTAACAGGCTAAGTGGTGGTTTCCCTTCGGAATTGTGTAAACTTGAGAACCTTACCGCCATTGATTTGAATGATAACAGGTTTAGCGGCCCGCTTCCTCGTGAGATCGCAAATTGCCACAGTTTGCAAAGGCTTCATATTGCAAACAATTACTTCACATTGGAGTTGCCTAAGGAAATAGGAAATCTCTCTCAATTGGTGACTTTTAATGTTTCGTCTAATCTTTTCACCGGAAGAATCCCTCCTGAAATTTTTTGGTGCCAGAGGCTGCAGCGGCTTGATCTCAGTCAGAACCGTTTTACTGATTCGTTGCCGAATGAAATCGGAACACTTCAGCACTTGGAGATTCTCAAGCTCTCGGATAATAAATTGTCCGGAAATATTCCTGCAGCATTAGGAAATCTGTCTCATTTGAACTGGCTGCTTATGGATGGTAATTTGTTTTCCGGCGAAATACCTCCTCAGTTGGGTTCTCTTTCGAGCTTACAGATAGCAATGGATCTCAGTTACAATAATCTTTCTGGAACAATACCTTCTCGGCTTGGCAATCTCAATATGCTTGAATATCTCTTTCTCAATAACAACCAATTGGATGGCGAAATTCCGAGTACCTTTAGCGCACTTTCTAGCTTGATGGGATGTAATTTCTCGCACAATAACCTCTCCGGTCCTATCCCTTCGACTAAAATTTTCGAAAGTATGGCTTTAAGCAGCTTTGTTGGTGGTAACGTAGGCCTTTGCGGTACACCTCTCGTTGACTGCAATAGTATTACAGCTTCTGGCTCTATTCCCTCGGCGAAAGACGGTGATTCTAAGCGTGCTAAAATTGTCATGGTCATTGCAGCTACCGTTGGCGGTGTTTCTCTCATTTTGATTTtggtaattttatatttaatgagaCGACCTCGGGAGCCTGTTGATTCCTTTGTAGACCCCGAAACTCTCTCGCCAGATTCGGATATCTATTTCCCTCCAAAAGACGGTTTCACATTTCAAGACCTACTTGAAGCTACAAAAAGATTTCATGAAAGTTATGTCATTGGTAGCGGAGCATGCGGAACAGTTTATAAGGCCGTGATGAAATCCGGCAAGACAATTGCTGTTAAGAAGCTAGCGTCGAATCGGGAAGGGAACAACGTCGATAATAGTTTCAGGGCTGAAATATCGACCCTAGGAAGGATAAGGCATCGGAATATAGTGAAACTGTATGGATTTTGTTATCATCAAGGTTCCAATCTCTTACTCTATGAATACATGGAAAGAGGTAGCTTAGGTGAATTATTGCACGGTTCTGCAAGTAATTTGGAGTGGCCGACTCGATTCATGATTGCTCTTGGAGCTGCCGAAGGCCTTGCTTACTTGCATCATGACTGTAAACCGAAGATTATTCACCGAGATATAAAATCCAACAACATCCTTCTAGATGAAAATTTTGAGGCCCATGTTGGTGATTTTGGCTTGGCGAAAGTGATTGACATGCCTCAGTCAAAGTCGATGTCCGCAGTCGCTGGGTCTTATGGATATATTGCTCCTG AATATGCATATACCATGAAGGTTACAGAAAAGTGTGACATATACAGTTACGGCGTTGTGCTGTTGGAATTGCTAACCGGAAAATCTCCAGTTCAACCGATGGAACAAGGAGGCGATCTTGTTACATGGACGAGAAACCATATCCGGAACCATGACAATACATTGAGCTCAGAGATACTCGATACTCGTCTTGATCTTGAAGACCAAATCACTATAAACCACATGCTCACTGTTTTGAAACTGGCTTTAATGTGCACGAGTATGTCTCCTAGTAAGCGTCCGTCAATGCGCGAAGTTGTGTTGATGCTCATCGAGTCGAATGAGCGAGAAGGAAACTTAACGCTTACTCGAACAAACCATGACCCTCCTCCTACTAAAGATAACACATGA